The following nucleotide sequence is from Microbacterium imperiale.
ACGAGCCGTAGTGCTTCTGCACGCCCTCGATCACGACGAGCGGGTCGCCGCGACGCACGGTGATGTTCGACGTCGGCGGCGCCGGGTTTTCGGGAGTGGTCATAGGAAGTCACATTAGGAGCACTCCCCCGTCGACGCCCGCCAATCGGCCGCCGAGTCACCGATCTGTAACAGAATCGGAATACACGGCCGGTCCGCCGGCATCCTCGTCGACTCGCCCTGTATCGCGGGTACTCGGTGGCCCGCACCCGCCCTTCTCGCCGAGTCGACCGGAACGGATCAGCCGGCGCGCTGCGCGAACGCCGTCTCGTAAAGGCACACGCTCGCGGCTGTCGCGAGGTTCAGCGATTCCGCGGCACCGTAGATCGGCAGCCGCAACGCCAGATCGGCCCGCGACAGCGCCTCGTCGTCGAGGCCGTGCGCCTCGTTGCCGAAGAGCCAGGCGGTCGGCTCGGCCAGGGTGGCGCGGTGCTCGAGGAAGTCCGCGCCCTTCACGTCGGCCGCGACGACGCGCATGCCGGCGGCGTGCGCCCGTTCGATCGCGGTCGTCAGCTCCACGCCGACGGCCACGGGCAGGTGGAAGAGCGAGCCGGTGGTGGAGCGCACCACCTTCGGGTTGTACGGGTCGACGGTGCGTCCCGTCAGGACGATGGCATCGGCGCCGGCGGCATCCGCGGCTCGGATGATCGTGCCGAGGTTGCCGGGGTCGCGGATCTCTTCGCAGATCGCGATGAGGCGCGGCGTGCCCGCGAAGACATCGCGCACCGAGGTGGGCGACTGTCGCGCGACCGCGATGATCCCCTGCGGCGTGACGGTGTCGGCCATCGCCGCGAGCACCGCCTCGCTCGCGAACACGATGTCGAGACCGGCTTCTTCGGCGGACGCCCGCAGTTCCGGATGCCGCTC
It contains:
- a CDS encoding TrmH family RNA methyltransferase, with product MLENPRSPRVRAVAKLTKRSARQESGLFLLEGPQAAREALAYRPDTIVEVFATPAAVERHPELRASAEEAGLDIVFASEAVLAAMADTVTPQGIIAVARQSPTSVRDVFAGTPRLIAICEEIRDPGNLGTIIRAADAAGADAIVLTGRTVDPYNPKVVRSTTGSLFHLPVAVGVELTTAIERAHAAGMRVVAADVKGADFLEHRATLAEPTAWLFGNEAHGLDDEALSRADLALRLPIYGAAESLNLATAASVCLYETAFAQRAG